A single genomic interval of Musa acuminata AAA Group cultivar baxijiao chromosome BXJ3-4, Cavendish_Baxijiao_AAA, whole genome shotgun sequence harbors:
- the LOC135636402 gene encoding protein DETOXIFICATION 49-like — MVVSEVALPVHKINTPISSAFVETKCILGLALPTALTGLLLYSRSMISMLFLGRLGDLPLAGGALAIGFANITGYSVLSGLAMGMEPICGQAFGAQRHHLLGLAFHRTILLLLCTSLPIALLWYCIHPILLLLGQRPALAAAASVYLQASLPDLFLQSFLHPLRIYLRTQCITLPLTACAALSIALHLPINYLLVSVLRLGIGGVALASVWTNLNLVVFLVAYIYLSGLHRNTSGLSFSAECFKGWRSLLNLAVPSCVSVCLEWWWYEIMIILCGLLLNPQATVASMGILIQTTSLIYIFPSSLSFGVSTRVANELGANRSDRARRAATVGLSCSFVLGLIALGFAVSVRHVWATMFTADSATLGLTSSVLPILGMCELGNCPQTTGCGVLRGSARPTVGANINLGSFYAIGMPVAVGFAFCTGLDFKGLWLGLLSAQATCVVLMIAVIRRTDWEEQAERAHQLTGAPSDDSGAIVGCGGNQKDGASPPPKDVEVDGDETDRLIVKIEQTKFVA; from the coding sequence ATGGTGGTGTCGGAGGTCGCCCTGCCGGTTCATAAGATCAACACTCCCATATCCTCGGCCTTCGTAGAGACCAAGTGCATCCTAGGCCTGGCCTTGCCTACAGCCCTCACTGGCCTCCTCCTCTATTCCCGTTCCATGATCTCCATGCTCTTTCTTGGTCGCCTCGGCGACCTCCCTCTTGCCGGAGGCGCCCTCGCCATTGGCTTCGCTAACATCACCGGCTACTCTGTCCTCTCCGGGCTCGCCATGGGCATGGAGCCCATATGTGGTCAGGCCTTCGGCGCGCAGCGCCACCACCTCCTCGGCCTGGCGTTCCATCgcaccatcctcctcctcctctgcactTCCCTCCCCATAGCGCTCCTCTGGTACTGCATCCaccccatcctcctcctcctcggccaaCGCCCGGcgctcgccgccgccgccagTGTCTACCTCCAAGCCTCCCTTCCCGACCTCTTCCTCCAGTCCTTCCTCCACCCTCTTCGCATTTACCTCCGCACTCAGTGCATCACGCTCCCTCTCACCGCATGCGCAGCGTTATCCATCGCCCTCCACCTGCCCATTAACTACCTCCTGGTCTCCGTTCTCCGGCTCGGCATTGGCGGCGTAGCTCTGGCCTCTGTTTGGACTAACCTCAATCTCGTAGTCTTCCTCGTAGCTTATATCTACCTGTCGGGCCTCCACCGCAACACTAGCGGGCTCTCCTTCTCCGCCGAGTGCTTCAAAGGCTGGAGGTCACTCCTCAACCTGGCCGTCCCCAGCTGCGTCTCGGTGTGCCTGGAGTGGTGGTGGTACGAGATCATGATCATCCTCTGCGGCCTTCTCCTGAACCCACAGGCCACCGTTGCCTCCATGGGCATTCTCATCCAGACCACGTCCCTCATCTACATCTTCCCATCCTCGCTCAGCTTCGGCGTGTCGACTCGGGTGGCCAACGAGCTCGGTGCAAACCGGTCCGACCGAGCCCGGCGAGCCGCCACCGTCGGACTGTCATGCAGCTTCGTGCTCGGTCTCATTGCCTTGGGCTTTGCCGTCTCGGTGCGCCATGTGTGGGCTACGATGTTCACGGCCGACTCAGCAACCCTCGGGCTCACCTCGTCGGTGCTGCCCATCCTTGGCATGTGCGAGCTCGGGAACTGCCCTCAGACCACCGGATGCGGGGTGCTGAGAGGCAGCGCCCGGCCGACAGTCGGGGCCAACATAAACTTGGGCTCCTTCTACGCCATCGGGATGCCGGTGGCCGTCGGGTTTGCATTTTGCACCGGGCTCGACTTCAAGGGACTCTGGCTGGGGCTGCTCTCGGCGCAGGCCACATGCGTCGTGCTAATGATCGCGGTCATCAGGAGGACTGATTGGGAAGAGCAGGCCGAGCGAGCGCATCAGCTCACCGGCGCCCCCAGTGATGACAGTGGTGCAATCGTCGGATGCGGTGGCAACCAAAAGGACGGTGCGTCGCCGCCACCGAAAGACGTCGAGGTGGACGGAGATGAGACCGATAGGTTGATTGTAAAGATTGAGCAAACCAAGTTTGTAGCATAA
- the LOC103979490 gene encoding uncharacterized protein LOC103979490 — MMMMMVRKPLMLKDYLELDDDDDDSESVASSGLAGVPTIRCLLDAELRSGAAGLVHTAQSNKNTRSKFCAAINAVKLLPFSSSDGRCLPGHDGSLSRSISRRLRGSLWKKKEKKADQQAAVDSRAKVRDIVRHRSFDENGEGWKSLRFPSPVASSLSSWSETESCGTVSDLLPASMASSESLDENAASAGGRRKESPSRGPNLNDKSEKKADDEKSEGEAIASRPAKVSDSKETESYECNSEEEDEEEKLSPVSVIDYPYQQDNGHDDEEEQDATTTFHRSLANIERTKEQLLRRIRRFEMLAELDPGVLSASSSQDDLQESTDHVASSGGEGEEERAWGLLGELKASPLEEGPRGSMEKLLLDFFIQGQCRSSYANRDRPLRWGRTRPPRALRGETREMLNTARDWIDGRRCRDLDDVHGEATLREMEGNGRWRCFDEIEEELGMQLENALFESAVAELVQDLVSR, encoded by the exons atgatgatgatgatggttagGAAGCCGCTCATGCTCAAGGATTACCTCgagctcgacgacgacgacgacgattcgGAATCCGTTGCCTCCTCCGGTCTCGCCGGTGTCCCCACCATCCGGTGCCTACTCGACGCGGAGCTCCGTAGCGGCGCGGCGGGGCTGGTCCACACAGCGCAATCTAATAAAAATACCCGGTCGAAGTTCTGCGCCGCGATCAATGCCGTCAAGCTCCTGCCTTTTTCCTCCTCCGACGGTAGGTGCCTACCGGGGCATGACGGATCTCTTTCCAGAAGCATATCGAGGCGGCTCAGGGGAAGCTtgtggaagaagaaagaaaagaaggcagACCAGCAGGCGGCGGTGGACAGCAGGGCCAAGGTCAGAGACATCGTACGGCACCGATCGTTCGACGAGAACGGAGAAGGGTGGAAGTCTCTCCGATTCCCCTCCCCCGTTGCTAGTAGTCTCAGCAGTTGGTCGGAGACGGAGTCCTGCGGCACAGTCTCCGACCTCCTCCCCGCGTCCATGGCGAGCTCGGAGAGCCTGGACGAGAACGCTGCCTCCGCGGGTGGGAGGAGAAAAGAATCACCATCACGTGGCCCAAACCTTAATGACAAGTCGGAGAAGAAGGCCGACGATGAGAAATCGGAGGGTGAAGCCATCGCCAGCCGACCGGCGAAG GTATCGGATAGCAAAGAGACGGAGTCCTACGAGTGCAACtccgaggaagaggacgaggaggagaagcTAAGCCCAGTTTCGGTCATCGACTATCCCTACCAACAAGATAACGGGCACGATGACGAGGAGGAACAGGATGCCACCACCACGTTCCATCGCAGCCTCGCCAACATTGAGC GGACCAAAGAGCAGCTGCTGCGCAGGATCAGACGGTTTGAAATGCTCGCCGAGCTGGACCCCGGGGTTCTCTCCGCGTCGTCGTCGCAGGATGATCTCCAAGAATCCACCGACCACGTGGCATCCTCGGGCGGTgagggagaggaggagagagCGTGGGGCCTACTCGGCGAGCTGAAGGCCAGCCCGCTCGAGGAGGGTCCACGTGGGAGCATGGAGAAGCTTCTGTTGGACTTCTTCATCCAAGGGCAGTGCCGCTCTAGCTACGCCAATCGCGACCGTCCGTTGCGATGGGGCCGCACGCGACCGCCCCGCGCGCTCCGTGGGGAGACCCGGGAGATGTTGAACACCGCTAGAGATTGGATCGACGGCAGGAGATGCAGAGACCTGGACGACGTCCACGGGGAGGCGACGCTGAGGGAGATGGAGGGGAACGGACGGTGGAGATGCTTCGACGAGATAGAGGAGGAACTGGGGATGCAACTGGAAAATGCCCTGTTCGAGTCAGCTGTGGCGGAGTTGGTACAGGATTTAGTATCACGTTag
- the LOC135585520 gene encoding ABC transporter B family member 28-like, translating into MAAASTSLLQSLFSPFPFPSRMLTSSSISGRCPAALLVRRPHRTARNPPSHVTGVRRRRSGGHARAAYVSAPAADPDPVAKDESPAADVLSLPPVAISWSVIWSLLSRHKIRMAVSLASLVGCTSCTLAMPIFSGKFFQTLTGTVSEPLWRLLSQIAFLYSLEPIFTIIFVTNMTIIWESVMANLRGQIFRQILIQKVEFFDRHKVGELTGLLTSDLGSLKDIVNENISRDRGLRALSEVVGTICILFTLSTQLAPILALLMVVISVLVAVFKRSTVPVFISHGMVQASISDCATETFSAIRTVRSFAGEKRQFSIFRNLVLAYQNNGIKLGTLKSANESLTRTVVYISLMALYCLGGSKVKAGELSVGTMVSFIGYTFTLTFAVQGGVNTLGDLRRTFAAAERINSILSPAEIDMSLAYGLEKELQTTEVDINLGLNHEDVYHKKKQSKHYMLALRSASDGCNLAWSGDICLEDIYFSYPLRSDVEVLSGLNLTLECGKITALVGPSGAGKSTIVQLLARFYEPTGGRITVAGEDIRTFDRREWARVVSLVNQEPVLFSVSIGENIAYGLPDETVSKDDIIKAAKAANAHEFIISLPQGYDTLVGERGSLLSGGQRQRIAIARALLKNAPILILDEATSALDATSESLVQQALDHLMKGRTSLVIAHRLSTVQNANQIALCSGGRIAELGTHLELLAKKGQYASLVGTQRLAFE; encoded by the exons atggccgccGCCTCCACCTCTCTTCTTCAATCCCTCTTCTCTCCCTTCCCATTCCCTAGTCGGATGCtcacctcctcctccatctccggCCGATGCCCCGCCGCGCTCCTCGTCCGTCGCCCGCATCGGACGGCTCGAAACCCTCCCTCGCACGTCACCGGCgtgcggaggaggaggagcggaggCCATGCTCGTGCCGCCTATGTCTCCGCCCCTGCAGCCGACCCCGATCCCGTCGCCAAGGATGAAAGTCCCGCGGCGGACGTCTTGTCCCTGCCGCCTGTTGCCATTAGCTGGAGCGTCATCTGGTCTCTCCTCTCCCGTCACAAGATTCGGATGGCCGTCTCGCTCGCCTCTCTAGTTGGATGCACTTCTTGTACCCTCGCGATGCCTATCTTCTCTG GGAAGTTCTTTCAGACACTTACAGGGACAGTTTCTGAGCCTTTATGGAGACTTCTATCTCAGATTGCCTTTTTGTATTCTTTGGAACCcatctttactataatcttcgtcACCAACATGACCATTATATGGGAGTCTGTGATGGCAAATCTAAGAGGCCAGATATTTAGACAGATATTGATTCAAAAG GTGGAGTTTTTTGACCGTCATAAG GTTGGTGAATTGACTGGGTTGTTGACATCTGACTTGGGTTCTTTAAAGGATATTGTCAATGAGAATATTTCAAGAGATCGTGGTCTGAGAGCACTCTCTGAGG TTGTTGGTACGATATGCATACTTTTCACACTCTCGACACAGTTGGCTCCTATCTTAGCGTTGCTGATGGTGGTTATATCTGTTTTAGTAG CTGTGTTTAAGCGGTCAACTGTTCCTGTCTTTATATCTCATGGAATGGTGCAAGCGAGCATATCAGACTGTGCAACTGAAACATTTTCTGCAATTCGTACT GTTAGATCTTTTGCTGGTGAGAAGCGACAGTTCTCCATCTTCAGAAATTTG GTACTTGCTTACCAGAACAATGGCATAAAACTTGGTACTTTGAAGTCTGCAAATGAGTCCTTGACAAGGACAGTAGTCTACATTTCTCTGATGGCACTTTATTGTCTTGGTGGAAGCAAAGTCAAGGCG GGTGAACTGTCTGTTGGAACTATGGTTTCTTTTATTGGTTACACTTTCACGCTAACTTTTGCG GTTCAAGGGGGTGTCAAcactctcggtgatctccgccggACTTTTGCTGCTGCTGAAAGAATTAATTCTATTCTTTCTCCAGCGGAAATTGACATGTCACTTGCATATGGTTTAGAGAAAGAACTCCAAACAACTGAAGTAGATATCAATCTTGGTTTGAATCATGAAGACGTTtatcataagaagaaacaaagcAAGCATTACATGTTAGCACTGAGATCAGCAAGTGATGGGTGTAATCTAGCTTGGTCAGGTGACATCTGTCTAGAAG ATATATACTTCTCTTATCCTTTAAGGTCTGATGTGGAGGTCTTGAGTGGTCTGAATCTGACCCTCGAATGTGGAAAGATAACAGCACTAGTGGGACCCAGTGGTGCTGGAAAAAGTACAATAGTACAACTTCTGGCACGCTTTTATGAG CCAACCGGGGGTCGGATCACTGTAGCAGGAGAAGATATCAGAACTTTTGATAGGAGGGAATGGGCCCGGGTTGTGTCTCTAGTGAATCAG GAACCAGTTCTATTTTCAGTatcaattggagaaaatattgcATATGGGCTTCCTGATGAGACTGTCTCCAAGGATGATATAATTAAGGCAGCTAAAGCTGCCAATGCTCATGAATTCATAATCTCACTTCCTCAG GGTTATGACACACTAGTTGGTGAACGTGGAAGCCTATTAAGTGGTGGACAGAGACAG AGGATTGCTATAGCACGAGCTCTTCTTAAGAATGCTCCAATTTTAATACTTGATGAG GCCACCAGTGCTCTGGATGCAACTAGTGAGTCCCTAGTGCAGCAGGCTCTCGATCACTTGATGAAAGGAAGGACATCCTTGGTGATTGCCCATAGATTAAGTACTgtacaaaatgcaaatcaaattgctctttgcTCAGGCGGTAGGATAGCAGAACTAGGAACCCACCTTGAGTTGTTGGCAAAGAAAGGTCAATACGCCTCATTGGTTGGAACACAGCGCCTTGCGTTTGAATGA
- the LOC135636689 gene encoding arogenate dehydratase 3-like: MASAPSLKIPNPSSPAASATSRDRLHLLVTIPSTVASPTSPRRRSASLAVAFAAASASAASINGGGVPKINGHPRINGFEPAAGLRVAFQGAPGAYSEFAAKTALLGCDTLPCRAFADAISAVERGLADRAILPVESTMEGAALRNYDLLLRHDLRVVQEISLFVNYCLLAMPGVSPAEVRRVISHPVALAHCGRALAQLGLHRCEPVEDTAGAVEMLRSNRLLDTAAIASPRAALLYGLDVLAHGVQDESWNVTRFLLLAAPTSLAAAGAAVHPKQTPLKTSMVVAHRGGSMVVLLKVLSAFSRRNINLTKLEVINSSSKEDKAPVFILDVKAKGTLRAFPHVLYVDFEGSTEDPKAMEAIDEISQTAELVRILGCYAADPNVYDLH, from the coding sequence ATGGCTTCCGCTCCCTCTCTCAAAATCCCCAACCCCTCCTCtcccgccgcctccgccaccaGTAGAGACCGTCTCCATCTTCTCGTCACCATCCCTTCCACGGTGGCCTCACCGACCTCCCCTCGTCGTAGATCCGCCTCCCTCGCAGTCGCCTTCGCCGCCGCATCTGCTAGCGCCGCCTCCATCAACGGCGGCGGCGTCCCCAAGATCAACGGCCACCCCCGGATCAACGGCTTCGAACCCGCCGCCGGCCTCCGCGTAGCCTTCCAGGGCGCCCCCGGCGCCTACTCCGAGTTCGCCGCCAAGACCGCCCTTCTGGGCTGCGACACCCTCCCCTGCCGCGCCTTCGCGGACGCGATCTCTGCCGTCGAGCGCGGCCTCGCCGACCGTGCCATCCTCCCCGTTGAGAGCACCATGGAAGGCGCCGCCCTCCGCAACTACGATCTCCTCCTCCGGCACGACCTCCGCGTCGTCCAGGAGATCAGCCTCTTCGTCAACTACTGCCTCCTCGCCATGCCCGGCGTCAGCCCCGCCGAGGTCCGCCGCGTCATTAGTCACCCCGTGGCCCTTGCTCACTGCGGCCGCGCCCTCGCCCAGCTCGGCCTCCACCGCTGCGAGCCCGTCGAGGACACCGCCGGCGCCGTTGAGATGCTCCGCTCCAACCGCCTCCTGGACACCGCCGCCATCGCCTCCCCCCGCGCTGCCCTCCTGTACGGCCTCGATGTCCTCGCCCATGGCGTCCAGGATGAATCCTGGAACGTCACCCGCTTCCTCCTCCTCGCCGCCCCCACATCCCTCGCCGCCGCCGGCGCGGCCGTCCACCCCAAGCAGACCCCATTAAAAACCTCTATGGTCGTCGCGCACCGGGGCGGCTCCATGGTGGTCCTCCTCAAGGTGCTCTCCGCCTTCTCCAGACGGAATATCAACCTGACAAAGCTGGAGGTGATCAACTCCTCCTCCAAGGAGGACAAGGCACCGGTGTTTATTCTGGACGTGAAGGCGAAGGGGACGCTCCGGGCGTTCCCTCACGTTCTATACGTGGACTTCGAGGGCTCGACGGAGGACCCAAAGGCCATGGAGGCCATTGACGAGATCTCGCAGACCGCCGAACTCGTGAGGATCTTGGGATGCTACGCCGCCGATCCTAATGTCTACGACCTTCACTAG